From Peptoanaerobacter stomatis, one genomic window encodes:
- a CDS encoding cyclase family protein, whose translation MKIYDVSKLISEDMVVYKNREEKKIKRTIVSSYETGDYYESRLDTDLHCGTHIDAPLHMVKNGNTIDKYNVSKFIGKCKVFDLTNVDEFITKKDIESLDIQKDDRVIFKTKNSYDTVYNPKFVYIEEDAAEYLAEKQIQSLGIDAMSIERDKKHHPTHKIILRANIGVIEDMMLKDVNEGEYFLSALPLKIKDSDASPIRAVLIEDFSL comes from the coding sequence ATGAAAATATATGACGTATCAAAACTTATATCAGAAGATATGGTAGTATATAAAAATAGAGAAGAAAAAAAAATAAAGAGGACTATAGTATCAAGCTATGAAACGGGAGATTACTATGAGTCGAGATTGGATACAGACTTGCATTGCGGAACACATATAGATGCACCTCTTCACATGGTAAAAAACGGCAACACTATAGATAAATACAATGTGTCAAAATTTATAGGGAAATGTAAAGTTTTTGACCTTACAAATGTAGATGAATTTATCACAAAAAAAGATATAGAAAGTTTAGATATACAAAAAGATGACAGAGTAATATTTAAAACTAAAAATTCATATGATACTGTGTATAATCCTAAATTTGTATATATAGAAGAAGATGCAGCGGAGTATTTAGCTGAAAAGCAGATACAAAGTTTAGGTATAGATGCTATGAGCATAGAAAGAGACAAAAAGCACCATCCTACACATAAAATAATATTGAGAGCAAATATAGGAGTTATAGAAGATATGATGTTAAAGGATGTAAATGAAGGAGAATATTTTTTAAGTGCATTACCACTTAAAATAAAAGATAGTGATGCATCTCCTATAAGAGCTGTGCTTATAGAAGATTTTTCGCTTTAA
- the zwf gene encoding glucose-6-phosphate dehydrogenase, with protein MKNNALIIFGGTGDLAYRKLFPALYDLYIFDKLEKNFYIIGIGRRDYTNEDYRSIIKDWVKNFSRRAYDEEKFEKFCLNIFYYKLHFMELEEYKNLYNYFNEMNLSNNLIYYYAVSPEFFEPITDGLAKHSDILKESKIIVEKPFGKDLESAQRLNLIFKKYLDYKNIYYIDHYLGKEMLLNIMTIRFFNTMFNGVWNNEFIDNVQINVFESIGVETRGGYYDKSGAIADMLQNHIFQILSIVAMNEPDTFSSSDIKDAQIDIFKKLRKINSKDIDDYMVLGQYDGYTKEKNVNPNSKTETYVAMKIFIDNERWKDVPFYVRTGKKLHSREMSIIIQFKPTTHTSKMLAQNYGNGDLQQIAENNILEIKIQPEEGINLRFNIKKPGTSDDIDVANLNYCQSCDAQNSINSPWSYERLLEACMNSNRTLFSRWEQIELSWKYMNEVMDNYRKYSNKLYVYEQGSKGPAQAEKIIGKDGRKWI; from the coding sequence ATGAAAAATAATGCACTTATAATATTTGGAGGTACCGGAGATTTAGCATATAGAAAATTATTTCCGGCACTCTACGACTTATATATATTTGATAAATTAGAAAAAAATTTTTATATAATAGGAATAGGAAGACGAGATTATACTAATGAAGATTATAGAAGTATAATAAAAGATTGGGTAAAAAATTTTTCAAGAAGAGCTTATGATGAAGAAAAATTTGAAAAATTTTGTTTAAATATTTTTTATTATAAACTTCATTTTATGGAGTTAGAAGAATACAAAAACTTGTATAATTATTTTAATGAGATGAATTTATCCAATAATCTCATTTATTACTATGCAGTTTCACCGGAGTTTTTTGAACCTATTACAGATGGACTTGCAAAGCATAGTGATATACTGAAAGAATCTAAAATTATAGTGGAAAAACCGTTTGGAAAAGATTTGGAATCTGCTCAAAGGCTGAACCTAATATTCAAAAAATATTTAGATTATAAAAATATCTATTATATAGACCATTATTTAGGTAAAGAAATGCTGTTAAACATAATGACTATAAGATTTTTTAATACAATGTTTAACGGTGTATGGAATAATGAATTTATAGATAATGTTCAAATAAATGTATTTGAGTCAATAGGAGTTGAAACAAGAGGAGGATATTATGACAAAAGCGGAGCTATAGCAGATATGCTCCAAAATCATATATTCCAAATACTTTCCATAGTTGCAATGAATGAACCCGATACATTTTCTTCAAGCGACATAAAAGACGCACAGATAGATATATTCAAAAAATTAAGGAAGATAAATTCAAAGGATATAGACGATTATATGGTGCTTGGTCAATATGACGGCTATACAAAAGAAAAAAATGTAAATCCGAATTCAAAAACAGAAACTTATGTTGCTATGAAAATATTTATTGATAATGAAAGATGGAAAGATGTGCCTTTTTATGTGAGGACAGGGAAAAAATTGCATTCAAGAGAAATGAGTATAATAATCCAATTTAAACCCACAACGCACACATCAAAAATGCTTGCCCAAAACTATGGCAATGGAGATTTACAACAGATTGCCGAAAACAATATATTAGAGATAAAAATACAGCCTGAAGAAGGAATAAATTTGAGATTTAATATAAAAAAACCGGGAACAAGCGATGATATAGATGTGGCAAATCTTAATTACTGTCAAAGTTGTGATGCACAAAATTCAATAAATTCTCCTTGGTCATATGAGAGATTGTTGGAGGCTTGTATGAATTCAAACAGAACATTGTTTTCAAGATGGGAGCAAATAGAACTCAGCTGGAAATATATGAATGAAGTAATGGATAATTATAGAAAATATTCCAACAAGCTATATGTTTATGAGCAAGGAAGTAAAGGGCCTGCACAAGCAGAAAAAATAATTGGAAAAGACGGTAGAAAATGGATATAA
- the gndA gene encoding NADP-dependent phosphogluconate dehydrogenase: protein MKSNIGLIGLSVMGTNLALNMADKGYKVSIFNRTVSVIDDVMNNTPHNNFVPVYSLRELIDSLEKPRKIMFMIKAGEAVDKLIEQLLEFVEKDDILIDGGNSYFKDTIRRKNYLAQKGINYVGAGVSGGEEGARFGPAIMVGTDENIYPAVKNIFEDISAKVDDEPCCAYISTDGAGHYVKMVHNGIEYADMQLISEAYLILKQIGKLSNDELHEVFDDWNKSELESYLIEITSDIFSVKDDNKSYLIDKILDVANQKGTGKWTNLEAIDLGVDISTITSALNGRFMSTLKDEREKASKIFKKEDINVNIDKKELIELVKYSLYTSKIVAYAQGFKLLSKAQKTYGWDLNFSKIAEIFRGGCIIRAKFLNDISNAFEKNKNIENLMFTDFFLNQINKNISSLRKLVSMCALSGVSIYAMSSALSYIDTYSSSVLGANLIQAQRDYFGAHTFERIDKEGVFHFDWIKSLNK, encoded by the coding sequence ATGAAAAGTAACATAGGTCTTATCGGTCTTTCTGTAATGGGGACTAATCTTGCACTTAATATGGCTGATAAAGGATATAAAGTGTCTATTTTTAACAGAACAGTAAGTGTAATTGATGACGTCATGAACAATACACCTCATAATAATTTTGTGCCTGTATATTCGTTAAGAGAATTGATAGATTCTTTGGAAAAGCCGAGAAAAATAATGTTTATGATAAAAGCGGGAGAAGCTGTAGATAAACTTATAGAACAACTTTTAGAGTTTGTAGAAAAAGATGATATATTGATAGATGGTGGGAATTCATATTTTAAAGACACTATAAGAAGAAAAAATTATCTTGCACAAAAGGGAATAAATTATGTAGGTGCAGGAGTTTCAGGTGGAGAAGAAGGCGCAAGATTTGGACCTGCTATAATGGTTGGAACGGATGAAAATATATATCCTGCTGTAAAAAATATATTTGAAGACATATCTGCAAAAGTTGATGATGAGCCTTGCTGTGCATATATATCTACAGATGGTGCGGGACACTATGTAAAAATGGTGCACAACGGCATAGAGTATGCGGATATGCAACTTATAAGTGAAGCATATTTAATATTAAAACAAATCGGTAAGCTGTCAAATGATGAACTTCATGAAGTTTTTGATGATTGGAATAAATCAGAACTTGAAAGCTATCTTATAGAAATAACATCAGATATATTCTCCGTCAAAGATGATAATAAATCATATCTTATAGATAAAATATTGGATGTTGCAAATCAAAAAGGTACAGGTAAATGGACAAATTTGGAAGCCATAGATTTAGGCGTGGATATTTCTACGATAACAAGTGCATTAAACGGTAGATTTATGTCAACTTTGAAGGATGAAAGAGAAAAAGCAAGCAAGATATTTAAAAAAGAAGATATAAATGTGAATATAGATAAAAAAGAATTGATAGAATTGGTTAAGTACAGCTTGTATACGAGTAAAATTGTAGCTTATGCACAGGGTTTTAAATTACTGAGCAAAGCACAAAAAACTTATGGTTGGGATTTGAATTTTTCAAAAATAGCCGAAATTTTTAGAGGTGGCTGTATAATAAGAGCTAAATTTCTAAATGATATATCAAATGCTTTTGAGAAAAATAAAAATATTGAAAATTTGATGTTTACAGATTTTTTCTTAAATCAAATAAACAAAAATATATCATCACTTAGAAAGCTGGTTTCAATGTGTGCCTTGAGCGGAGTAAGCATATATGCAATGTCAAGTGCCTTATCATATATAGACACATATTCATCATCCGTTTTAGGTGCAAATCTGATACAAGCACAAAGGGATTATTTCGGAGCACACACATTTGAAAGAATAGATAAAGAAGGGGTTTTCCATTTTGATTGGATAAAATCATTGAATAAATAA
- the prfB gene encoding peptide chain release factor 2 (programmed frameshift) translates to MLNIQEHRENIKSVQNMLKEISVSLDIDNLKKQDEILKEEINAQDFWNDRENAQKILKKSKQIQTKLESYNTASSKLEDLEVLFELATEDENLEEELIKEIDDVQADIKQLSLQVLLSGEYDANNAILSVHSGTGGLDAQDWTQMLLRMYTRFAQNMGFKIYYIDIQQDPEAGIKSATLHIEGDNAYGYLKCEKGVHRLVRISPFDSSGKRHTSFASVDVLPELDDSIKIDINPKDLKIDTYRSSGAGGQHVNKTESAIRITHIPTGVVVQCQNERSQFSNKDTAMKMLMAKLIELKELEHKDKIEDIQGKYSLIAWGSQIRSYVFQPYTMVKDHRTNFEIGNITSVMDGDIMPFINSYLINKEK, encoded by the exons ATGCTTAATATACAGGAACACAGAGAAAATATAAAATCTGTTCAAAATATGCTTAAAGAAATCAGTGTTTCTCTT GACATAGATAATTTGAAAAAACAAGATGAAATTTTAAAAGAAGAGATAAATGCACAAGATTTTTGGAATGACAGAGAAAATGCACAAAAAATATTAAAAAAATCTAAACAGATACAGACGAAATTGGAAAGTTATAATACAGCGTCTTCAAAACTGGAAGATTTAGAAGTATTGTTTGAATTGGCAACAGAAGATGAGAATTTAGAAGAAGAGCTTATAAAAGAGATAGATGATGTTCAAGCTGATATAAAACAGTTGTCATTGCAGGTCTTGTTGAGTGGAGAATATGATGCTAATAATGCAATTTTATCGGTACATTCAGGAACAGGCGGTTTAGATGCACAAGATTGGACGCAGATGTTGCTTAGAATGTATACAAGATTTGCTCAAAATATGGGATTTAAGATATATTATATAGATATACAGCAAGATCCTGAAGCCGGAATAAAATCGGCAACCTTGCACATAGAAGGAGATAACGCCTATGGATATCTAAAATGTGAAAAAGGTGTCCACAGATTAGTAAGAATATCTCCGTTCGATTCTTCGGGGAAAAGACATACATCATTTGCGTCAGTAGATGTACTGCCTGAACTCGATGACAGTATCAAGATAGATATAAATCCTAAAGATTTGAAGATAGACACATATCGTTCATCAGGCGCCGGAGGACAACACGTAAATAAAACAGAATCAGCTATAAGGATAACTCATATTCCGACAGGAGTAGTAGTACAGTGTCAAAATGAGCGTTCACAGTTTTCGAATAAAGATACAGCTATGAAGATGCTCATGGCTAAGTTGATTGAGCTTAAAGAACTTGAACATAAAGATAAGATAGAAGATATTCAAGGAAAATATTCATTAATAGCTTGGGGTTCTCAAATACGCTCATATGTTTTTCAACCATATACAATGGTAAAAGATCATAGAACAAACTTTGAAATAGGCAATATCACATCCGTTATGGATGGAGATATAATGCCGTTTATAAATTCGTATTTAATCAATAAAGAAAAGTAG
- the secA gene encoding preprotein translocase subunit SecA, which yields MGFLESYFANREINKLKKRVDIINSLEDSMIKLSDKELVAKTDEFKKRLSEGQTLDDILEEAFAVCREASKRVLGMRHFDVQLMGGMVLHQGRIAEMKTGEGKTLVATLPVYLNALEGKGVHVITVNDYLAKRDMEWMSKLYGFLGLTTGVIVHGLKDAQRRASYMADITYGTNNEFGFDYLRDNMVTYKENMVQRELNYAIVDEVDSILIDEARTPLIISGQGDKSTTLYSQADTFIKTLNKETDYTVDEKENASSLTDEGLEKAQKFFNIENLTDLDNIELYHNINQALRANTLMKRDVDYVVKDGEIVIVDDFTGRLMFGRRYSEGLHQAIEAKEGLEVQRESKTLATITFQNYFRMYNKISGMTGTAKTEEEEFRAIYRMDVVQIPTNRPIQRKDLNDSVYKSENGKFRAVIEEIKEHHAKGQPVLVGTISIENSEKLSSMLKKQGIEHEVLNAKNHKKEAEIVAQAGRFGQVTIATNMAGRGTDIILGGNPEFLAEREMVKLEYDEELINQAKAFTQTEDEEILSARKKYQELLAKKKEELKEEQQKVIDAGGLCIIGTERHESRRIDNQLRGRSGRQGDPGVSKFFISLEDELMRLFGSEKMQSMVESLGMDDDTPIEAGILSKSIEGAQKKVEGKNFGIRKHVLEYDDVMNKQRTIIYDERRRVLEGENIKEEIVEMIKKQVQKVIDKNTGDSQDPEEWDYNEINHGLSKLLRLETLLDFKAEDKLEKQDLYDKAIEVAENRYMQKEAQIGSDTMREIERMILLQMVDTKWMDHIDAMDQLKQGIGLRAIGQDNPVRAYQIEGFDMFDAMVESIQEDTVEYVYGFELKPRPDIQLVRKSVVDMDKLQEKGASDTTQEDTSSKTIVKENKIGRNDSCPCGSGKKYKNCCGR from the coding sequence TTGGGATTTTTAGAGAGTTATTTTGCTAATAGAGAAATAAATAAGCTTAAAAAGAGAGTAGATATAATAAATTCACTTGAAGATAGTATGATAAAGCTGTCTGATAAAGAACTTGTTGCAAAAACTGATGAATTTAAGAAAAGATTATCAGAAGGGCAAACTCTTGATGACATACTTGAAGAGGCTTTTGCAGTTTGTAGAGAAGCATCAAAAAGAGTGCTCGGTATGCGTCATTTCGATGTTCAGCTTATGGGTGGAATGGTACTTCATCAAGGTAGAATTGCAGAGATGAAAACAGGAGAAGGTAAAACTTTGGTTGCAACTTTACCTGTATATCTAAATGCTCTTGAAGGTAAAGGCGTTCACGTAATCACTGTAAATGATTATCTTGCAAAAAGAGATATGGAGTGGATGTCAAAATTATATGGATTTTTAGGTCTTACAACAGGAGTTATAGTACATGGACTTAAAGATGCTCAAAGACGTGCCTCTTATATGGCAGATATAACTTATGGTACAAACAATGAATTCGGTTTTGACTATTTAAGAGACAATATGGTAACTTATAAAGAAAATATGGTTCAAAGAGAACTTAATTATGCCATAGTCGATGAGGTTGACTCAATACTTATAGATGAAGCGAGAACACCTCTTATAATATCAGGCCAAGGAGATAAGTCCACAACATTATATTCTCAAGCGGATACATTTATAAAGACACTCAATAAAGAGACAGATTATACGGTAGATGAAAAAGAAAATGCGTCATCACTTACAGATGAAGGACTTGAAAAAGCACAAAAATTCTTTAATATAGAAAATCTTACAGATTTAGATAATATAGAGCTTTATCACAATATAAATCAGGCACTTAGAGCTAATACTCTTATGAAACGTGATGTTGATTATGTTGTAAAAGATGGAGAAATAGTAATAGTAGATGATTTTACGGGCAGACTCATGTTCGGTAGAAGATATTCAGAAGGACTTCATCAAGCTATAGAGGCTAAAGAAGGTCTCGAAGTACAAAGAGAGTCAAAGACGCTTGCAACAATAACATTTCAAAATTATTTTAGAATGTATAATAAAATTTCTGGTATGACAGGTACTGCAAAGACAGAAGAAGAAGAATTTAGAGCCATATATAGAATGGACGTAGTGCAAATACCTACAAACAGACCTATACAAAGAAAAGATTTGAATGATTCCGTATATAAGAGTGAAAATGGTAAGTTTAGAGCAGTAATAGAAGAAATAAAAGAGCATCATGCAAAAGGCCAACCTGTTCTTGTAGGTACAATATCCATAGAAAATTCTGAAAAACTTTCTTCAATGCTTAAAAAACAAGGTATTGAACATGAAGTTTTGAATGCCAAAAATCATAAAAAAGAAGCTGAAATAGTTGCCCAAGCAGGTAGATTCGGTCAAGTTACAATAGCTACCAATATGGCAGGTAGAGGTACCGACATAATATTAGGAGGTAATCCTGAATTTTTGGCAGAAAGAGAAATGGTAAAACTTGAATATGATGAAGAATTAATCAATCAAGCAAAAGCATTCACTCAAACAGAAGATGAAGAAATATTGTCAGCAAGAAAAAAATACCAAGAATTGTTGGCTAAAAAGAAAGAAGAATTAAAAGAAGAACAGCAAAAAGTAATAGATGCAGGCGGTCTTTGCATAATAGGTACAGAAAGACATGAATCAAGACGTATAGATAATCAGCTTAGAGGACGTTCAGGTAGACAGGGAGACCCTGGTGTTTCAAAATTCTTTATATCACTTGAAGATGAACTTATGAGATTGTTCGGTTCTGAGAAGATGCAATCTATGGTTGAGTCACTTGGAATGGATGATGACACACCTATAGAGGCAGGAATATTATCAAAATCAATAGAAGGTGCCCAAAAGAAAGTGGAGGGTAAAAACTTCGGGATAAGAAAACATGTCTTAGAATATGACGATGTAATGAACAAACAAAGAACTATAATATATGATGAAAGAAGAAGAGTATTAGAAGGCGAAAATATAAAAGAAGAAATTGTAGAAATGATTAAAAAGCAAGTACAAAAAGTTATAGATAAGAATACCGGCGACAGTCAAGATCCGGAAGAATGGGATTATAATGAGATTAATCATGGACTTAGCAAACTTTTAAGACTTGAAACTCTTCTTGATTTTAAAGCAGAAGATAAATTAGAAAAGCAAGATTTATATGATAAAGCCATTGAAGTAGCAGAAAACAGATATATGCAAAAAGAAGCACAAATAGGATCAGATACAATGAGAGAAATAGAAAGAATGATACTTCTTCAAATGGTTGACACTAAATGGATGGATCATATAGATGCTATGGATCAGTTAAAGCAAGGTATAGGTCTTAGAGCAATAGGACAGGATAATCCTGTAAGAGCATATCAAATAGAAGGTTTTGATATGTTTGATGCGATGGTGGAATCTATACAAGAAGATACTGTTGAATATGTATACGGATTTGAATTAAAACCGAGACCTGATATACAACTTGTAAGAAAATCAGTAGTAGATATGGATAAGTTGCAAGAAAAAGGTGCAAGTGATACTACACAGGAAGATACAAGTTCAAAAACTATAGTAAAAGAAAATAAAATTGGAAGAAATGATTCATGCCCTTGCGGAAGCGGTAAAAAATATAAAAATTGCTGTGGGAGATAA
- a CDS encoding putative bifunctional diguanylate cyclase/phosphodiesterase — protein MYIFSSRLGNMGVFAFIIPMAFMYRLVNNLDFANGLPEDIIFNIINSMNESVILTDKNDNIVYFNKKSEEVIGKDRQNIRDVFVTSSDFDDVEENLSSEIYINTKDDAILSIMVFSNVCDKFGDIRGRIFIFQIIRQLVDARHRLEKVKKDLESKIAKRTRELQEYNEKLQNEINDRVSIEYQIRDIFCYDTLTALYNRAYFIQELENTLFEDTDELHALMFIDLDGFKSVNDSLGHSYGDDVLIAISDRLRHLYKYKNVVISRFGGDEFVILFKDVPSETYVATNAQMILDTVKEPVYFDEARIHVSASIGIAMYPKDGTTKDELTKSADAAMYKAKEDGKNQYKFFQEKYRLDIEREYDLTHNLLNALSKDELLLYYQPQICIQNSTASVIGFEALLRWQKDGKIVHPGVFIPVAEKTNIISDMGRWIIFEACSQGKKWSDKYGRDFKIAINLSANQLMNPVLYDEISTALLQTGVEPSCMEFEITETSIVKDIKNSITVLSMLKELGVRIAVDDFGTKYSTFNYLKNLPVDKIKIDISFVRGIGKNKIDEGIILSLISLAKGLDIEIIAEGVETKEELTFLVENGCNNIQGFYFFAPMEVNDLEEREILNFEQEEI, from the coding sequence ATGTATATATTTTCATCAAGGCTTGGAAATATGGGGGTATTTGCATTTATAATACCTATGGCTTTTATGTATAGACTTGTGAACAATCTTGATTTTGCAAACGGATTGCCTGAGGATATAATTTTTAATATTATAAATTCTATGAATGAATCTGTAATATTAACTGATAAAAATGACAATATAGTATATTTCAATAAAAAGTCTGAGGAAGTTATAGGCAAGGATAGACAAAATATAAGAGATGTTTTTGTAACGTCGAGTGATTTTGATGACGTTGAAGAAAACTTGTCTTCTGAGATATATATAAATACAAAAGACGATGCAATATTATCTATAATGGTGTTTTCAAATGTATGTGACAAATTTGGAGATATAAGGGGCAGAATATTTATATTCCAAATTATAAGACAGCTTGTAGATGCAAGGCATAGATTGGAAAAAGTAAAGAAAGATTTGGAAAGTAAGATAGCGAAAAGAACAAGAGAACTACAAGAGTATAATGAGAAATTACAAAATGAAATAAATGACAGGGTATCTATAGAATATCAGATAAGAGATATATTCTGTTATGATACATTAACAGCACTTTATAATAGAGCATATTTTATACAAGAGCTTGAAAATACGTTATTTGAAGATACAGATGAGCTTCACGCATTGATGTTTATAGATTTGGACGGTTTTAAATCTGTAAATGATTCTTTGGGACACAGTTATGGAGATGATGTTCTCATTGCAATTTCTGATAGGTTAAGACATCTATATAAATATAAAAATGTTGTTATTTCAAGATTTGGCGGAGACGAGTTTGTAATATTGTTCAAAGATGTTCCGAGTGAAACTTATGTTGCTACAAATGCACAGATGATACTTGATACGGTAAAAGAGCCTGTTTACTTTGATGAGGCAAGAATACATGTATCGGCATCAATAGGTATAGCTATGTATCCTAAAGATGGAACAACGAAAGATGAACTTACAAAAAGTGCTGATGCAGCGATGTATAAAGCTAAAGAAGATGGTAAAAATCAATATAAATTTTTCCAAGAAAAATATAGGCTTGACATAGAAAGAGAATATGATTTGACTCATAATTTGCTTAATGCTTTATCTAAAGACGAACTTTTATTATATTATCAACCGCAAATCTGCATACAAAACAGTACAGCATCAGTAATAGGATTTGAAGCTCTGTTAAGATGGCAAAAAGACGGCAAGATTGTTCATCCGGGAGTGTTTATACCTGTAGCGGAAAAAACAAATATAATATCCGATATGGGAAGATGGATAATATTTGAGGCTTGTAGTCAAGGTAAAAAATGGAGTGACAAATATGGCAGAGATTTTAAAATTGCAATAAATCTTTCTGCGAATCAGTTGATGAATCCCGTACTTTATGATGAAATATCTACTGCACTTTTACAAACAGGTGTAGAACCGTCTTGTATGGAGTTTGAAATAACAGAAACAAGTATAGTAAAGGATATAAAAAATTCCATCACAGTTTTAAGCATGCTTAAAGAATTAGGTGTTAGAATAGCTGTAGACGACTTTGGGACTAAGTATTCCACATTTAACTATTTAAAAAATTTGCCTGTTGACAAGATAAAGATAGATATAAGCTTTGTGAGAGGTATAGGCAAAAATAAAATAGATGAAGGTATAATACTTTCTTTGATAAGTCTTGCAAAAGGTCTTGATATAGAAATAATTGCTGAAGGTGTTGAAACTAAAGAAGAGTTGACTTTTTTAGTAGAAAACGGATGTAATAATATACAAGGTTTTTACTTCTTTGCACCAATGGAAGTTAATGATTTGGAAGAAAGAGAAATACTTAATTTTGAACAAGAAGAAATTTAA